AAAATCGTTTGGAGCCAATATGTAAGATGGGAAGAGGAGTACCATTACCAACATGCGGATTATCATCACCGTAGTAGGGTTCGGCAGAGTCAAAACTTGTCATATCCGGTGCAACATGGTCGCTTGAGCCAGTGTCAGGAAGCCATTGTGAAGAAGCTTGTGATCGAGTGTCAGCATAATTGGCTGAGCGCTGCCTAGACTGGAAGGTAGATGGGTCACGGTTCGGGCATTGAGAAGGAACATGACCAATGCCGCATCTGTTGCAAGTGCCAAAAACAGTATTTTGGTTAGAAGCCCAACTAAACTGACCTGGGTTATTCCGGTTATGATTGTAGTTAGGTCCACGACCTCCACGGCCCGTGTTGTAATTGTTTCCACGTCCGCGTCCTCGATTTGTGTAAAAAgccgaggaactcgtagtggatGAAGGCGAGGAGGTTCTGGCCGGCTGGAGTTGCAGCCCTAATTTGGAGACAAGCTGTTGTAAGGCCTGCATTGTGTCAAGTGGAAGGGATGCACCTTGGTTAGTGGAGGCTGTAAAGGCTTGAGCTGGTCCAACATCAGGAGCGGTTTTTCTGATCAGAAACTCATGGTCGGCCAGAAGGCCGGAGAGTTCATAAAAAACAGTTGTAAATTCTCTTTCAAGCAAACTTTGTTTAAGTCCGTTGTATTCATCACGAAGGCCTGCAACCACAAGCATGACAATATCTTTGTCCAACATTGGTGCTCCAATATTTGCTAGAGCAGTGGCATATTCTTGTGCCCTAGCAAGATATGCAGCAGATGTTTCATCTCCCTTCATTTGTATTTTCAACAGTTGAGTTTTAAGAGTAAATTCTCGTGAAGAAGTGTGCGGTGCATATGCACGTTCAAGGGCTAGCCAAAGATCACGAGATGTAGTACCTTGTACGTGCTGAAACGATGCTTCAGAAATAGTTGACATTAGTAGCATACGTACGTGGGCATCATTGGACACCCAAGCCATGTAACTAGGGTTAACAACAGAAGCAACTGTTGTTGTTTCTTTCCCAGTGATAACAGGCGGTTGGATCTGTGAATCTGGACATGATATAGTTCCATCAACATAGCCGAACAGGCTGTTTGTAGTTAGAAACGGTTGGATCATGGCCTTCCAATAGCCATAGTTGGTCGAGGTGAGGGTGAAGCCAAACTTGTGAGAGTTGTGTGTGGTTTTATCAGTGGAGGAGAAAGGCTCTATCGTTGCCATTTGTGTTTAGGGTTTTATCAAAGCAGAATTATATTGAACAGAATAGGACTGATCAAACAGAATTATGATCGAACAGAAGGATGAGAGGCTAGGGTTTGTCGGCAGTTGTTTTCTGCTGGTGAGGTCGGACTTGTTTTCCGATGATGAGTGAGGCAACAATAGAATTGGCGGCAGTAGAGCTAGGAGAaaccctaggctctgataccataaaaaACAGATGTTTTGTGTATTGAATTGTGATTGTGATTGTACTGCTGAATACAATGGAAACTGAGATATATATAGACACGCTAGACCTAATCATAGACAGCTAATATAACATAATCAAGGGAACATAATCAGGCCTAATATATAGTATGATTGTTCTGTAATCAGGCCTAATATATAGTATGATTGTTCTGTCTAATAGGTATCTTATCCcttggcatcgctctagacaatgaatgccatgaaacacatatgcttatgaaagcattaaccaggaaatttggaccaatcaaagcagatgtgaagccggaccctgtcatgacatcatggcgttttgatgatgaaacagacatggtgaccgttACATACGACAACAGAGAGCAGGAAGTCTACTggcttgaaaacatcatgacaaagcagggtCTTGATTttatggaagaattgcataacgccacttgtacGAACACAGAAAtggactcaaaattggagttaatgcaagacatgttcaagtggaggcttcagaatcttcaggaacaagaagctgatgaaggtgaaggtgatgacatggatgaagatccagatgaagactccgaggaagaagatgacgcaagtgatggatacttttcggataaagtaccttctgacgaaggcttttaatttttttcctattttttttcttctgcgtaatcttcttcttttttaagataattaaatgatatatttctctctttattagcaaaacgccaaaaaaatactaaaaaggTTATTCCTCAAAAAACGCCAATAATAACAAAAgatatttttcctgcttaatattttattttctccgttattgtattttgtcatcttggtttgcataacgccatttaaaaaaaaacgccaatcttagaagatgggacgtctatcacctataaaactgataaaagctgatcaaaacagtaaatacaaaaacagtaactgaaaagacggttactttattactatcatttattacaataaaaaattCTCGCCTAAACTTCacgccaaaaaactcctataagagaggggtctatacacaatgaaattgatcacacccagaaaaacaAACGTCATATCCTttagaaaccactcactttaaaacgccaaataaTGTTAGTTAAAATaaccacagatggcaaagctttcactgaatggattcttcttctGAGGGGGTtatctcaataatattttgctaattgagatggacaaatattcaagaaaaagagactgatgacagtgatatgccatcatgtgagctttgttcttgatgaatataggCATGGAATAAAGGGATCGATACAAGTGTAAAATgttattttggactccattattacaaatagcatcaagcaagagttgatctttaatgacatgccaccaGACAAGAATATCACACaaaaaaacaggatgccactaagcagcttcgtctgaaaaagacggggtttatgtaggaaagttggcatctagctaaggtattcaaaaggttcaaaacgccaaacaaattcaagaagaaggagctgatgacagtgaagattcggaagtgaaattagattaccattttttaattttttttctttttcattttatattgttttgttatcaagttatctgttgttttgttatctaattctctaaaaataaaatacattattatataaaataacaaaaactacaaacaccaaaacgctagtagtgtgaaaactgtgagaacgggtgCTGGCAAAGCAACTTGTCAaatgtattaaacgccaaaaaattcactaaacgccaaaaaaacatttggtcttattgttaacttatgaaaatattaattactcgtagtgaattattatacaaaacgccacaaaaatgccaaaaaattgaccagaaaacgctataacgccaaaaaattatctatgtgacacaaaaacaattaattcaacgccaaaaagtttaataaatacaattaacgccaaaaaaatcttagacgccagaaaatattataccgcgttgggaaaataaaagaagacTGAAAAGATAAAAATACCCCTCAGACCCTGATCATGtcccgcgccacgtgttgggccaggatgcgttctcgcggttctcacaataagaggtggttctcgcatgatcttctccctatatatatatatatatatatatagagagagagagtaaggttaacatacaaaaagccttatcatacatcacgtaggagacaatggtaaccgttggatcaggggtataatcacgcatgggaccacataatcacgcatgggactacataatcacgcatgggactataatcacgcacgttctatgataataacgcacgttatattttttgtcatgtatgttaatgtaggttaagccttgaagtacattatactttctctctctctctctctctctctatatatatatatatatatatatatatatagggagaagatcatgcgagaaccacctcttattgtgagaaccgcgagaaccaatgtgaacacaccaaaaatgcctaaaaatagctaaaaatcacacaaaaaaaaaaaaaattttaatattttttatataaaaatcgctacttttcgaagccaaaaaaaaatttattttttaaaaaaaaaaattttggccactaaaagtagcgatttgagcataaaaaatattaaaaaaaaaatttagattttctttaggttttttgggggtttagtttttagtattttagcttgggggggggggggaggggggtttaggttttgggggggggggggtgtttaggtttttttggggttttagtttttagcatttagctttgggggggggtgggggttaggttttttttaagtttttttagctattttaggttgtgttcacattggttctcaatgttctcacaataagggtggttctcgcataagcccctccctatatatatatatatatatatatatatatatatatatatatatatatatatatatatatatatatatatatatatatatatatatatatatatatatatatatatatatagtcacaACCCCAACCCCACGCTGGGCGGGAGCCGTGAGCAGATACAGCagtggtaccggtgtttattaaattCGCAGCGAaaaatttcatcaggatcgtagttaggaaaatTTCAGAGTTGTAAAACACCAaatttttaatattaaacaaCTAGGTAAAACCCATATTACAAACAAaggtttttatagggataaaccctattttgacAAAACAAATTTCCTTTTCTTTATTCTGATAacatagccactttatttaagccttcagtgcttcATAGCATGTTCCATTACTTTCACAATAAgtcacctgaaacgcgtttaaaaacattttatcagtgaAAAATACTGCTGAGTTCATTCATTTGTATAAAAAGACATGATGTTATAATTACATCATTAAGGgcttttacatttgtttatatctttcaATTACTCAAATTAGTATTTGTCACGGTGGCAGTTcctatgactgtggtcatattactattggctaactctttgtccaatagcAATGCTGGACTAGTactgtatacaaaaccccacataccagcaGTAATTTCAGAATACAAAAGTTTAATCGCTGTAAATACAACTTGGAAAACATTTGGGGTTTTGAAAGCATTTAATAAAATAGAATGACTCATTTTgtagatttagggttttgattattACAGCCTCCTAGTATTAAGCTTGGGTTCCTAATAAACACATAATGCAAaacgtattagtgtattaacccaattcaaactttaacgataatcacgagatcaaaaccccaACTTAGTTAACAAAGGATAGCATTGTCCTGGCAGCACTTTGACATCCATTGATGGGTTTCAGATCAATCGGACAGTGTATCGTACCAGTGATCCGGGTTAACAAGCTGATTATGGAGCAGAGTTTTAGGGCTTCGGCTAGTTGGTATTAAGAAGGTAGTAGAACGAGATAGCGAAAGAAAGAAATTTGAACGAGTCTAAATGCTTCAATTCACGTCCAATTTATAGCTATGGATCAACCACGTTGCGTCATGCGACCATTCTCGTCCATCACCGTCGCGCCGCGCGACCTGGTGAGCTAGGGCTTAGGTGTCAAGAGTCACCATGTAGGCATGCCACGTGGTTGCCACGTGTCTTCTGGCGATCAACTAGGTGTCGCGTCACGCGACCGTACACTTCTATcttcgtcgcgtagcgcgacgagaCCAAGGTCCTGGTTTCTTTGTTTCTCATGCTGGTTCCCGTTGTACGTGTTCGGAGTCTCGATTATGATTCGTTTATGTCctttttgagggttgttacataTATTGAGGTCCATCACCACACCCTAGGTCCATCTCTTTTGGCTAATCCCCCACACCTGCTGACGTggtcgcctacgtggcggattATCCTTTGAGAACTACCCTCCTCCACACCCAATAGCCTAATTTGCAAGTTAAATAAATTAGGTTCTTTACTCTTCAAATTAAATTTCGTTTCTTTTTTATCTCCTTGTATGTTGTATGCATGGTCTTTTTTTTTCTGTAACGTATACATTTATCTTTGCATTAATCTAAAATAGAAGGTTCATTCATACAAGCCTGTTTAGCTAAATACTAGGGCTAACAATAGATATCTGTATAAGATACGATTAGACTTGTTTACTAAAAAAGTACATATCatgattttttacttttttaaaaacaaataaaattatGAGGTTAGGATCCATCATTTCTTTTTCTTGGTACATAAAATGTAAAACTGTGTTATAGACATGAGATATcaagtagttaaacgagttgtATTCATATTTAATACTTGTGTTATACACGTCGTCAGAGACCTGTTGAACCCgataagacacgatttgccaaCCCTATTAAATACCATATACCAGTGATTCATATggcttatatttttttttactttacatgttttttataacttttttatcAAGTCCATGTAACGGATATGATTACAAGAATCCAATTACATAAATAACAACTCTTTCAGAATAAGATACAAAACTTAAACCTACgtatttaactattttattttataatttaaagaCTCATTAACTCCTCATCAATTCATATTATATTTCCGTTACACACAAAATCTTCATGAATATTACCCAAACCCGGTTCTATACGGTGTCGTATTGGGCCCAAACCACCTATATATATTCACACACTGAACACACAAAGCTTCATCTACTTCATCTCTCTTGCATGAACAAAAAACCAGAGAGAGAAAAAGCAGTTATGGCGAATGTTCATAACATCCTCTTGTTGTGTGTTTTTGTAATTGTATCATCGTCTGTATCAATCGCCGAGGAGGAGAAAGAATATGTTTTGACTCTTGATCACTCGAATTTTACAGAGATTGTTTCGAAACACAAGTTCATCGCCGTCGAGTTTTACGCTCCTTGGTATGTCTTTctctttgttgattttatatggtTAATGTGTTTTGTTCATGTTTGATGGTTTTGATAAGcagatgatgtttttttttttttttttgtttagaaaTTTTAGTGGTTAAAACTAAGGGTGTAAACGAGCAGATCTGAGTCTGAGTTACTTACGATAATTTGAGCCCGGTTCAGTTCAAACCTTGTGCTTGGCTATACTTGTTTATTATACATTagtaattattttttatatatattttactttaACTTTTATATGTAACATAAGATATTATTTAGTTAATCTTTATCATAATTTAATATACATTAATATTTTCTTTATAAATATATAGtaattatattaattaaaaagtatataaataaaatGTTGGTTTAAGGTTCGGCACCTGGCTATAGGTAGGGGTGTAAATAAATCATGCGGAGTTAAAACTCAATCAAGAGCTTGGCATATGAGTGGTTTTCAAGCTATGGTTCGGCtcatttaattattatttattaaataactATATTAAAAATTCGTATATTATACAGattgaataaataaaatattaaataattaacAGCGAAGATTTagaaattaaaacaaaactttcaaaacaaATAAAGAAATTATAAAACAAGATTTTGAAGTCAGATATGATTGAATTAACTTTTTTCATATTAACAAATTGAATAAGAAATTGAATTAGAATTATTACATGTGTCACAACCACTTATTTATCATGTATAGATTTGTATACATTAATAATtgttatatatgtgtgtatatacgtATTAATTATAActtttatatatacacacacaccaTAATATAtgttatttagttttttttatgaTATCTTAACCttcatatataataaaaattattatataaatttatatttagtATATTAAACACAAAATGTATATTGAGGTCATGTATTGGATTGTTAGGAGCCATTTGGGTCGTCCTCTAGTTAAAAGCAACCGGATCGAATGATCCATGTAGTATTTGATTTGGAAAAATGGATGTGAGATCATCGATGGAAAAATGAAGCATTCAAATCTGTTTTGATTTGGCGACTTTTTGTAacgtattattttttattttgaactaaACCTGATTTGGAAATGAAATTGACAGGCTGTTGATTTAAATTTGTTGCGTGTAAACATCTAAATGTTTAAAAAGAAAGATTCATTTATGGATTTACGTACCTAactcatttattttatttttacttatatAGTTATATTCCTATTACTGAAAATGCATACATCATAGTATCATTTGAAAGCTTCACTTATTTTTGGCTAATTAACCAACTGTATGAAATGTGGTTTGTTTTTGACATCTATTAATGGCATGCTGTTTCTATTGATATTGACAGGTGTGGTCACTGTAAGCATCTAGCTCCAGAGGTACATGTCTTAAGTCTCTTGTAAAAGAGCCGAGCCGAGGCTAAGTCAGGGTGGGCTTGGGCTCTCGTTTATAAACCGAGCCGAACTAGTTTGCCTCATTTATCTTAACAAGTTGTAATGTTGGCTTGAGATCGGCTCGCCAAAAGTTCTTGccaacttgtttattttttttaaattacttttttattttgtaatttgtTGACAAATattgatatttaaaaaaaaaattcatgtaTGAATTTgtgttatatgtatatataaataagTTTGTTACACATTTGTAATTCATACAAATTAAAGATATTGTTACCATTATTCTTACATATATGCTTCACATGTGTTGGCACTGCAATTGTTTTCTTACATATATCTACTTCATTTGTGCAGTATGAAAAGGCTGCATCTGTTTTGGCAAGTCATGATCCAGCAATTGTTTTGGCCAAAGTTGATGCTGATAACGCAGATAACAAACCACTTGCAGAGAAATATGAGGTGCAAGGGTTCCCCACAATAAAGATCTTGAGAAACGGTGGTGAAAAGATTCAGGATTATAACGGCCCTCGCGAGGCTGATGGTATTGTGACTTACTTGAAGAAACAAGTCGGTCCGGCATCACCTGAAATCAAAACTAAAGAAGATGTAGAAAGCCTTATAGAtgacaaaaagatttttattgtAAGCATTTAGATTTCACTTGAATTTCCTCATGGTTCTTTAAGCTTTTAGttttaaacaaaaaatatatatatatataaaatttataattCATCATTGCAGGTTGGGATTTTCCCCAAATTTTCAGGGAAGGAATATGATAATTATATGATTTTAGCTGATAAGTTGCGGTCTACCCATGATTTCGGTCATACTTCTAACGCTAAGCTCATCCCTCGTGGGGACTCATCGGTTAACAAGCCAACTCTTAGGTTACTAAAGCCTTTTGATGAGCTTGTTGTTGATTCTAAGGTATTGATGATTTTATTAAGGTATGAGGTTCTTTCTAGTAGTTAAATAACATCTCCTTGTGATCTCTTTTAGGACTTTGAAGTTGATGCTATGGAGAAGTTCATTGAAGAAGCTAGCACTCCTCTTGTGACACTTTTTGACCAAAGTGAGACCAACCAACCATTTTTGTCCAAATACTTTCAGAGTTCAGAATCCAAGGTACAAATTTTATAGaaaaaatataatatgttttttgtGGCAAAATAAAATGGTTCATAACAAGATTTGTTGTTTCCTATTCATAGGCTATGCTCTTCTTTAACTATGACCATGAGAAAAAAGATTATTTTAAGTCAACATATCATGAGATTGCTGCATTGTACAAAGGAAAAGGATTGATTTTCCTCATGGGAGATGTTAAAGATAGTGCAAATGTGTTGGAGGTAATCATTGTTTTCATCTTCAAATACTTACCTTTGATTTTAATCACATACTTATGTACCTTTTCATTATGCAGTATTTTGGCCTTACCGTAGATCAAACACCCGCCCTCTTGGTACAAGACACGAAAGGTGTCAAGTATGTTAGCCAAAATGTGCAAGCCGATCATATCGCTCCTTGGTTGAAGGACTTTACCGTATGTTCACGCTTCCCACTCTCTTCTTTACGATTTTTATTAAGATTAACATAATTAACATAACGTGATAATATGATTAATCCATTTTCTTATAATCTAACCTTTTTATTCTATATGTACGATCCGTTAAAGATAAAACATTAATGAAATTGACCCATTTACGAGTAAATGTGTCTAAATTGCCACAATTACATGAACTATAGTAATTGAAACTGATATTTGTGGCATTACTCTAGGACGGAAAGCTAAAACCATATATAAAGTCAGAGCCGATTCCAGAAACCAATGACGAGCCGGTGAAGGTGGTGGTTTCAAAGAGCTTTAAAGACATGGTTTTGGACTCCAAAAAGAATGGTTGAACGTACATtttcatttaaacaaataatccaaGTACTTGGCCTATTTTTTTTACGGATCTTAGCGTTTTTAATCTTGGTTTTACAGTTCTACTAGAGATCTATGCACCATGGTGTGGACACTGCAAAAAGCTAGCCCCAATCTTTGAAGAAGTGGCTGTCTCGTTTGAGCAGGATCCTGGAGTAGTCATTGCAAAACTTGTAAGTGCTAACTTGTTTGGCCCCAaattatttttctttgttttataGAAAAATTTGGGTAAAGGAGCTAATAGACTTTTTAAGTAAAAAAGCCTCATATTTAATTTTTTCTTTAGGCCCTAAAATAGGTTGGGTGAGTCCGTTTTGGGTTGGGTAACGTGTCAGAACCGGTAGATGTAGACCATCTTGACAGTTATTTGTTCCTAACACATTTGTGGCATATATCGTAGGATGGAACTAAAAACGACATCCCAAGCGAGGAATTTGATGTTAAAGGTTTCCCGACATtgttcttcaaatcttcaagtggtAAAATAGTGCAATACGAGGGAGACAGGACTAAGGAGGACATGATTGAGTTCATTCAAAAGAATCGCGAAGTCACTTCCGAGTTGACTTCGGAGGAGTCTGTCAAAGATGAGCTTTGAAGAAATCTTGTTTTTTTTCTTTAGTCTTATGTAGTTGGTTATGCACTCTTAAAGTGTTGAAACTTGGTTTTTACAATTAGTTTTAATGAGTTTATAAGAAACTAAGAGAGGCCGGTCTGTTAGTTCACCTTTTAAAATCTGACTTTATATTTCAATTGATATTATGCTAGTAACA
Above is a window of Helianthus annuus cultivar XRQ/B chromosome 14, HanXRQr2.0-SUNRISE, whole genome shotgun sequence DNA encoding:
- the LOC110908465 gene encoding protein disulfide-isomerase; amino-acid sequence: MNKKPEREKAVMANVHNILLLCVFVIVSSSVSIAEEEKEYVLTLDHSNFTEIVSKHKFIAVEFYAPWCGHCKHLAPEYEKAASVLASHDPAIVLAKVDADNADNKPLAEKYEVQGFPTIKILRNGGEKIQDYNGPREADGIVTYLKKQVGPASPEIKTKEDVESLIDDKKIFIVGIFPKFSGKEYDNYMILADKLRSTHDFGHTSNAKLIPRGDSSVNKPTLRLLKPFDELVVDSKDFEVDAMEKFIEEASTPLVTLFDQSETNQPFLSKYFQSSESKAMLFFNYDHEKKDYFKSTYHEIAALYKGKGLIFLMGDVKDSANVLEYFGLTVDQTPALLVQDTKGVKYVSQNVQADHIAPWLKDFTDGKLKPYIKSEPIPETNDEPVKVVVSKSFKDMVLDSKKNVLLEIYAPWCGHCKKLAPIFEEVAVSFEQDPGVVIAKLDGTKNDIPSEEFDVKGFPTLFFKSSSGKIVQYEGDRTKEDMIEFIQKNREVTSELTSEESVKDEL